A single genomic interval of Streptomyces showdoensis harbors:
- a CDS encoding DNA-directed RNA polymerase sigma-70 factor: MHDDTYLTAQFDAHHERLRAVARRMLGGSRETEEALAQARAGLAGGAGIREWLVASVGRTCVRRLQGRATGQEAAAAPAGGTEPGPSAAPDGVDAVWLAFLVVLDALGPGERLAYVLHDLFGLPLDDTARITGTAPEEAGRLARAARRRVRGAPAGGDPARQRAVVGLFLAAARARDPRALAAVLDPDVVAFSEHGPLHGAPAVAEGAAAFARPGRATRPALVDGATGVVAFAGGRPVAAMAFTLRGDRITALDITAGEDRVRGLELVFPDA, from the coding sequence ATGCACGACGACACGTACCTGACCGCGCAGTTCGACGCCCATCACGAGCGGTTGCGGGCGGTGGCCCGGCGGATGCTCGGCGGCTCCCGCGAGACCGAGGAGGCGCTCGCGCAGGCCCGGGCCGGGCTGGCCGGCGGGGCCGGGATCCGGGAGTGGCTGGTGGCCTCGGTGGGGCGGACGTGCGTACGGCGGCTCCAGGGGCGTGCGACGGGGCAGGAGGCGGCCGCCGCCCCCGCCGGTGGGACCGAGCCGGGCCCGTCGGCGGCTCCCGACGGCGTGGACGCGGTGTGGCTCGCGTTCCTGGTGGTCCTGGACGCGCTGGGCCCCGGCGAGCGGCTCGCGTACGTCCTGCACGACCTGTTCGGGCTGCCCCTCGACGACACCGCGCGGATCACCGGGACCGCGCCCGAGGAGGCCGGCCGGCTCGCGAGGGCGGCGCGGCGGCGGGTGCGGGGCGCCCCGGCGGGCGGGGACCCGGCGCGGCAGCGGGCCGTGGTGGGGCTCTTCCTGGCCGCCGCCCGCGCCCGCGACCCGCGCGCCCTCGCGGCGGTGCTCGACCCGGACGTGGTCGCCTTCTCGGAGCACGGCCCGCTGCACGGCGCTCCCGCCGTGGCCGAGGGCGCGGCCGCGTTCGCCCGCCCGGGCCGGGCGACGAGACCGGCACTGGTCGACGGTGCGACCGGGGTGGTGGCCTTCGCCGGCGGGCGCCCGGTCGCGGCGATGGCGTTCACGCTGCGCGGCGACCGGATCACTGCCCTGGACATCACGGCGGGGGAGGACCGGGTGCGGGGGCTGGAGCTGGTGTTCCCGGACGCGTGA
- a CDS encoding helix-turn-helix transcriptional regulator translates to MNLEDLVRLRRAKDAMDRDYAQPLDVPALARVALMSAGHFSRSFRAAYGETPYNYLMTRRVERAKALLRRGDLSVTEVCFAVGCTSLGSFSTRFTELVGESPSAYRARSHEAGAPIPACVAKVVTRPLKNGRPDGAPGDPLAAPEAPAGQPVRIGEAESSAAS, encoded by the coding sequence ATGAACCTGGAGGACCTCGTCCGCCTGCGCCGGGCCAAGGACGCCATGGACCGCGACTACGCGCAGCCCCTGGACGTCCCGGCGCTCGCACGGGTCGCGCTCATGTCCGCCGGGCACTTCTCCCGCAGCTTCCGCGCCGCCTACGGGGAGACCCCGTACAACTACCTCATGACCCGCCGCGTCGAGCGGGCCAAGGCGCTGCTGCGCCGGGGCGACCTGAGCGTGACGGAGGTCTGCTTCGCCGTCGGCTGTACGTCGCTGGGGTCGTTCAGCACCCGCTTCACCGAGCTCGTCGGGGAGAGCCCGAGCGCCTACCGGGCCCGCAGCCACGAGGCGGGGGCCCCGATCCCGGCGTGCGTCGCCAAGGTGGTGACGCGGCCGCTGAAGAACGGGCGGCCGGACGGCGCCCCCGGCGACCCGCTCGCCGCCCCCGAAGCCCCCGCCGGGCAACCGGTCAGGATCGGAGAAGCGGAATCCTCCGCGGCCTCGTAG
- a CDS encoding VOC family protein: MNSINLSQCFIAVDDHDKALAFYRDVLGLEVRNDVGFEGMRWVTVGSPDQPDVEIVLEPPLADPNASAADRQAMSELLAKGMLRGVIFSTDDVDATFERIRAAGGEVLQEPVDQPYGVRDCAFRDPAGNMLRFNQPRKQ, encoded by the coding sequence ATGAACAGCATCAACCTCTCCCAGTGCTTCATCGCCGTCGACGACCACGACAAGGCGCTCGCCTTCTACCGTGACGTCCTCGGCCTGGAGGTCCGCAACGACGTCGGGTTCGAGGGCATGCGGTGGGTGACCGTCGGGTCGCCCGACCAGCCGGACGTCGAGATCGTCCTCGAACCGCCGCTCGCCGACCCGAACGCCTCGGCGGCCGACCGCCAGGCCATGTCCGAGCTGCTCGCCAAGGGGATGCTGCGGGGCGTGATCTTCTCCACCGACGACGTCGACGCCACCTTCGAGCGGATCCGCGCGGCCGGCGGCGAAGTCCTCCAGGAGCCGGTCGATCAGCCGTACGGTGTACGGGACTGCGCCTTCCGCGACCCGGCCGGCAACATGCTCCGCTTCAACCAGCCGCGCAAGCAGTAG
- the argC gene encoding N-acetyl-gamma-glutamyl-phosphate reductase: protein MTVRAAVAGASGYAGGELLRLLLAHPEVEIGALTGHSNAGQRLGGLQPHLLPLADRVLAETSAEVLAGHDVVFLALPHGQSAAVAEQLGPDTLVVDMGADFRLRDPADWEAFYGSPHAGTWPYGLPELPGARAALEGSKRIAVPGCYPTAVSLALFPAYADGLAEPEAVVVAASGTSGAGKAAKPHLLGSEVMGNMSPYGVGGGHRHTPEMIQNLSGPAGERVTVSFTPTLAPMPRGILATCSATARPGVTAEALRAAYEKAFADEPFVHLLPEGQWPATASVYGSNAVQIQVAHDPAANRIIAISAIDNLTKGTAGGAVQSMNIALGFPEETGLSTIGVAP from the coding sequence ATGACGGTACGAGCAGCGGTCGCAGGCGCGAGCGGATACGCGGGCGGGGAGCTCCTGCGGCTTCTCCTCGCGCACCCCGAGGTCGAGATCGGGGCCCTGACCGGGCACTCCAACGCCGGCCAGCGGCTCGGCGGGCTGCAGCCGCATCTGCTGCCGCTGGCCGACCGGGTGCTCGCCGAGACGAGCGCCGAGGTGCTCGCCGGGCACGACGTCGTGTTCCTCGCGCTGCCCCACGGGCAGTCCGCCGCCGTCGCCGAGCAGCTCGGGCCGGACACCCTCGTGGTCGACATGGGTGCCGACTTCCGGCTGCGGGACCCGGCCGACTGGGAGGCGTTCTACGGCTCCCCGCACGCCGGCACCTGGCCCTACGGCCTTCCCGAACTGCCGGGTGCCCGCGCCGCGCTGGAGGGGTCCAAGCGCATCGCGGTGCCCGGTTGCTACCCCACCGCCGTCTCGCTCGCGCTCTTCCCCGCGTACGCGGACGGACTCGCCGAGCCGGAGGCCGTCGTCGTCGCCGCCTCCGGCACCTCCGGCGCCGGCAAGGCCGCCAAGCCGCACCTCCTCGGCTCCGAGGTCATGGGCAACATGTCCCCGTACGGCGTCGGCGGCGGCCACCGGCACACCCCCGAGATGATCCAGAACCTCAGCGGACCGGCGGGGGAGCGGGTCACCGTCTCCTTCACGCCCACCCTCGCGCCGATGCCCCGCGGCATCCTCGCCACCTGCTCGGCCACGGCCCGGCCCGGCGTCACCGCCGAGGCCCTGCGCGCCGCGTACGAGAAGGCCTTCGCGGACGAGCCCTTCGTCCATCTGCTCCCCGAGGGGCAGTGGCCGGCCACCGCGTCCGTCTACGGTTCGAACGCCGTTCAGATCCAGGTCGCCCACGACCCGGCCGCGAACCGGATCATCGCCATCAGCGCCATCGACAACCTCACCAAGGGCACCGCCGGCGGCGCGGTGCAGAGCATGAACATCGCCCTCGGGTTCCCCGAGGAGACCGGACTTTCCACGATTGGAGTCGCTCCGTGA
- the argJ gene encoding bifunctional glutamate N-acetyltransferase/amino-acid acetyltransferase ArgJ, whose translation MSVTAANGFTAAGIAAGIKQNGNPDLALVVNTGPRRAAAGVFTSNRVKAAPVLWSQQVLADGELTAVVLNSGGANACTGPQGFQDTHATAEKAAEVLGIGAGEVAVASTGLIGVLLPMDKLLPGVEKAAAELSGHGGEKAAIAIKTTDTVHKTAVAARDGWTVGGMAKGAGMLAPGLATMLVVLTTDADVDAQGLDAALRQATRLTFDRVDSDGCMSTNDTVLLLASGAAGVTPAQDAFAEAVREVCDDLARQLIGDAEGASKDIRIEVINAATEDDAVEVGRSIARNNLLKCAIHGEDPNWGRVLSAIGTTSAAFEPDELNVAINGVWVCRNGSVGEDRELVDMRYREVVITADLAAGSESAVIWANDLTADYVHENSAYSS comes from the coding sequence GTGAGCGTCACCGCAGCGAACGGATTCACGGCCGCGGGCATCGCGGCCGGGATCAAGCAGAACGGCAATCCGGACCTGGCCCTCGTGGTCAACACCGGGCCGCGCCGCGCCGCCGCGGGAGTCTTCACCTCCAACCGCGTCAAGGCCGCCCCCGTCCTCTGGTCCCAGCAGGTCCTCGCCGACGGCGAGCTGACCGCCGTCGTCCTCAACTCCGGCGGCGCCAACGCCTGCACCGGCCCCCAGGGCTTCCAGGACACCCACGCCACCGCCGAGAAGGCCGCGGAGGTCCTCGGCATCGGCGCCGGCGAGGTCGCCGTCGCCTCCACCGGCCTCATCGGCGTCCTGCTCCCCATGGACAAGCTGCTCCCGGGCGTCGAGAAGGCCGCCGCCGAGCTCTCCGGGCACGGCGGCGAGAAGGCCGCCATCGCCATCAAGACCACCGACACCGTCCACAAGACCGCCGTGGCGGCCAGGGACGGCTGGACCGTCGGCGGCATGGCCAAGGGCGCCGGCATGCTCGCCCCCGGCCTCGCCACCATGCTCGTCGTCCTCACCACCGACGCCGACGTCGACGCCCAGGGCCTGGACGCGGCCCTGCGCCAGGCCACCCGGCTCACCTTCGACCGGGTCGACTCCGACGGCTGCATGTCCACCAACGACACCGTGCTCCTGCTCGCCTCCGGGGCCGCCGGGGTCACCCCCGCGCAGGACGCCTTCGCCGAGGCCGTACGGGAGGTCTGCGACGACCTCGCCCGCCAGCTGATCGGCGACGCCGAGGGCGCCAGCAAGGACATCCGGATCGAGGTGATCAACGCGGCCACCGAGGACGACGCCGTCGAGGTCGGCCGGTCCATCGCCCGCAACAACCTCCTCAAGTGCGCCATCCACGGCGAGGACCCCAACTGGGGCCGGGTGCTCTCCGCCATCGGCACCACCTCCGCCGCCTTCGAGCCCGACGAGCTCAACGTCGCCATCAACGGCGTCTGGGTCTGCCGCAACGGCTCCGTCGGCGAGGACCGCGAGCTCGTCGACATGCGCTACCGGGAGGTCGTCATCACCGCCGACCTCGCCGCCGGGTCCGAGTCCGCCGTCATCTGGGCCAACGACCTCACCGCCGACTACGTCCACGAGAACAGCGCGTACTCCTCATGA
- the argB gene encoding acetylglutamate kinase: MTDAADTPTRRHTALPKAQTLIEALPWLTRHHGKTVVIKFGGNAMIDDELKAAFAQDVVFLRQAGLKPVVVHGGGPQISAALDQAGLVSEFKAGLRVTTPEAMDVVRMVLAGQVQRELVGLLNQHGPLAVGLTGEDARTITATKHRPTIEGERIDIGRVGEITAIDTGAIQALLNDGRIPVVSSIARSQDDDHVYNVNADTAAAALAAALGAETLMVLTDVEGLYEDWPHSDEVISRLTASQLEKLLPELSSGMAPKMEGCLHAVRNGVTTARVIDGRVQHSILLEIFTDEGIGTMVVPDATTGETT; the protein is encoded by the coding sequence ATGACCGACGCCGCCGACACCCCCACCCGCAGGCACACCGCGCTGCCCAAGGCGCAGACCCTCATCGAGGCGCTGCCCTGGCTCACCCGCCACCACGGCAAGACCGTCGTCATCAAGTTCGGCGGCAACGCCATGATCGACGACGAGCTCAAGGCCGCCTTCGCCCAGGACGTCGTCTTCCTGCGCCAGGCCGGCCTCAAGCCGGTCGTCGTGCACGGCGGCGGCCCCCAGATCAGCGCCGCCCTCGACCAGGCCGGACTCGTCAGCGAGTTCAAGGCCGGCCTGCGGGTCACCACCCCCGAGGCGATGGACGTCGTCCGGATGGTCCTCGCCGGACAGGTCCAGCGCGAGCTCGTCGGCCTGCTCAACCAGCACGGCCCGCTCGCCGTCGGCCTCACCGGCGAGGACGCCCGCACCATCACCGCCACCAAGCACCGGCCCACCATCGAGGGCGAGCGGATCGACATCGGCCGGGTCGGCGAGATCACCGCCATCGACACCGGCGCCATCCAGGCACTCCTGAACGACGGCCGCATCCCGGTCGTCTCCTCCATCGCCCGCTCCCAGGACGACGACCATGTCTACAACGTCAATGCTGATACGGCGGCTGCGGCACTCGCTGCGGCGCTGGGCGCCGAAACGCTGATGGTCCTGACCGACGTCGAAGGCCTCTACGAGGACTGGCCGCACAGCGACGAGGTCATCAGCCGGCTCACCGCGAGCCAGCTGGAGAAGCTGCTGCCCGAGCTCTCCAGCGGGATGGCCCCCAAGATGGAGGGCTGTCTGCACGCCGTACGCAACGGGGTCACCACGGCCCGCGTGATCGACGGCCGGGTCCAGCACTCGATCCTGCTGGAGATCTTCACGGACGAGGGAATCGGCACGATGGTCGTGCCGGACGCTACGACGGGGGAAACGACGTGA
- a CDS encoding acetylornithine transaminase encodes MTNDGLTRRWQHALMDNYGTPRLPLVRGEGARVWDADGTEYLDFVGGIAVNALGHGHPAVVEAVTRQISSLGHVSNLFVAEPPVALAERLLQLFGRPGKVFFCNSGAEANEGAFKLGRLTGRPHMVATSGGFHGRTMGSLALTGQPGKQTPFLPLPGEVTHVPYGDVEALRAAVTEETAFVIIEPIQGENGVVVPPAGYLRAAREITRATGTLLVLDEVQTGIGRTGHWFEHQAHDGVDPDVVTLAKGLGGGLPIGATVAFGPAAELFTPGHHGTTFGGNPVACAAGLAVIDTLAADAALDEVKRLGEKLRDGIESLGHPLVSHVRGAGLLLGIVLTEPVAPQVQQAAQDAGLLVNAPAPDVVRLMPSLVIGDAEVDALLRALPGVLDVVNGEGRTGE; translated from the coding sequence CTGACGAACGACGGCCTGACCCGGCGCTGGCAGCACGCGCTCATGGACAACTACGGCACGCCCCGGCTGCCGCTCGTCCGCGGCGAGGGCGCCCGGGTCTGGGACGCCGACGGCACCGAGTACCTCGACTTCGTCGGAGGCATCGCCGTCAACGCCCTCGGCCACGGCCACCCGGCCGTCGTCGAGGCCGTGACCCGGCAGATCTCCTCCCTCGGCCACGTCTCCAACCTCTTCGTCGCCGAGCCCCCGGTCGCCCTCGCCGAGCGGCTGCTCCAGCTCTTCGGCCGCCCCGGCAAGGTCTTCTTCTGCAACTCGGGGGCCGAGGCCAACGAGGGCGCGTTCAAGCTGGGCCGGCTCACCGGCCGCCCGCACATGGTCGCCACCTCCGGCGGCTTCCACGGCCGCACCATGGGCTCGCTCGCCCTCACCGGCCAGCCCGGCAAGCAGACCCCCTTCCTGCCGCTGCCCGGCGAGGTCACCCACGTGCCGTACGGGGACGTCGAGGCGCTGCGCGCGGCCGTCACCGAGGAGACGGCCTTCGTCATCATCGAGCCGATCCAGGGCGAGAACGGCGTCGTCGTCCCGCCCGCCGGCTACCTCAGGGCCGCTCGCGAGATCACCCGCGCCACCGGCACCCTGCTCGTCCTCGACGAGGTCCAGACCGGCATCGGCCGCACCGGCCACTGGTTCGAGCACCAGGCGCACGACGGCGTCGACCCCGATGTCGTCACCCTGGCCAAGGGCCTCGGCGGCGGCCTCCCGATCGGCGCGACCGTCGCCTTCGGCCCGGCCGCGGAGCTGTTCACGCCCGGCCACCACGGCACCACCTTCGGCGGGAACCCGGTCGCCTGCGCCGCCGGCCTCGCCGTCATCGACACCCTCGCGGCCGACGCGGCGCTCGACGAGGTCAAGCGCCTCGGCGAGAAGCTGAGGGACGGAATCGAGTCCCTCGGCCACCCGCTGGTCTCCCATGTCCGTGGTGCGGGCCTCCTGCTGGGTATCGTGCTCACCGAGCCCGTCGCGCCGCAGGTGCAGCAGGCGGCTCAGGACGCCGGTCTCCTGGTGAACGCGCCCGCCCCCGATGTCGTACGGCTCATGCCGTCGCTCGTCATCGGCGACGCCGAGGTGGACGCGCTGCTCAGGGCCCTGCCCGGTGTCCTGGACGTGGTGAACGGGGAAGGACGAACCGGAGAATGA
- a CDS encoding arginine repressor: protein MTDAQENEHGGPSVPQTRTARHRRIVDILNRQPVRSQSQLAKLLADDGLSVTQATLSRDLDELGAVKIRNTGGELIYAVPSEGGFRTPQAPLGESAKEERMRRLSGELLISAEASANLVVLRTPPGAAQFLASAIDQAELHAILGTIAGDDTLLLISRDPVGGQALADHLLRLAQKER, encoded by the coding sequence ATGACCGACGCGCAGGAGAACGAGCACGGCGGGCCGTCCGTTCCGCAGACCCGTACCGCACGCCACCGCAGGATCGTCGACATCCTCAACCGGCAGCCGGTGCGGTCGCAGAGCCAGCTCGCCAAGCTCCTCGCGGACGACGGACTGAGCGTCACCCAGGCGACGCTCTCCCGAGACCTCGACGAGCTCGGCGCCGTGAAGATCCGCAACACCGGCGGCGAACTGATCTACGCCGTGCCCAGCGAGGGCGGCTTCCGCACCCCGCAGGCCCCCCTCGGCGAGTCCGCCAAGGAGGAGCGGATGCGCCGCCTCTCCGGGGAGCTGCTGATCTCCGCGGAGGCCTCGGCCAACCTGGTGGTGCTCCGCACCCCGCCGGGCGCCGCCCAGTTCCTCGCGTCGGCCATCGACCAGGCCGAGCTCCACGCGATCCTCGGCACGATCGCGGGCGACGACACCCTGCTGCTCATCTCCCGCGACCCGGTCGGCGGGCAGGCCCTCGCCGACCACCTGCTGCGCCTCGCGCAGAAGGAACGCTGA
- a CDS encoding L,D-transpeptidase family protein yields MRTLLALGAVLTGLAGPHAPAVPLPERMADTGGGTQLITAEAAGVRATTGTLTWWDRRGGRWVRAGSAPARFGANGLAEGTVRRQGTNTTPTGLFRLPYAFGTERAPAGTAYPYVRVTDRSWWCQDNASRAYNRWVEGLPRDCRAGEAERLVSYRRQYAYALVIGFNYDRPVRGRGAGIFLHVNGRGATAGCVSVPAEAMRRVLAWADPARGPHIAVGTRGGPTAITRY; encoded by the coding sequence ATGCGTACCCTTCTCGCGCTCGGCGCCGTCCTGACCGGCCTGGCAGGCCCGCACGCCCCTGCGGTGCCGCTTCCCGAGCGGATGGCGGACACCGGGGGCGGCACCCAGCTGATCACCGCCGAGGCGGCCGGCGTCCGCGCCACCACCGGGACGCTGACCTGGTGGGACCGGCGCGGCGGACGCTGGGTGCGGGCCGGGTCCGCGCCCGCGCGGTTCGGCGCGAACGGGCTCGCCGAGGGGACGGTGCGGCGGCAGGGCACGAACACCACGCCCACCGGGCTCTTCCGGCTGCCCTACGCCTTCGGGACCGAGCGGGCCCCGGCCGGGACGGCGTACCCCTACGTCCGGGTCACCGACCGGTCCTGGTGGTGCCAGGACAACGCCTCACGGGCGTACAACCGCTGGGTGGAGGGGCTGCCCCGGGACTGCCGGGCCGGCGAGGCCGAGCGTCTCGTGTCGTACCGGAGGCAGTACGCGTACGCCCTGGTCATCGGCTTCAACTACGACCGCCCGGTGCGCGGGCGCGGCGCCGGGATCTTCCTGCACGTGAACGGGCGCGGGGCGACGGCCGGCTGCGTCTCCGTGCCGGCGGAGGCGATGCGCCGGGTGCTCGCCTGGGCCGACCCGGCCCGCGGGCCGCACATCGCCGTCGGCACGCGGGGCGGGCCGACGGCGATCACGCGGTACTAG
- a CDS encoding pyridoxamine 5'-phosphate oxidase family protein, whose protein sequence is MGKTYERIDGRLRAFIEDQPVFFVATAPLSGDGHVNLSPKGRKGTLVVLDELTLAYVDFGGSSAEVVAHLREPGNGRITLMWTAFSGPPTVVRVHGGGEVVLRDDPRWGELFARFPAEAVEGQGSARAIVVVHARRVSDACGFAVPLMEYQEDRQLHAEYFNRKTDSEFNAYCEGKEHIAKSLDGLPALPLPLPPLPRPGA, encoded by the coding sequence ATGGGGAAAACATATGAACGCATCGACGGGCGGCTCCGGGCCTTCATCGAGGACCAGCCCGTCTTCTTCGTGGCCACCGCGCCCCTCTCGGGCGACGGCCATGTCAACCTCTCGCCCAAGGGGCGCAAGGGGACCCTCGTCGTCCTCGACGAACTGACGCTCGCCTACGTGGACTTCGGGGGCAGCAGCGCCGAGGTCGTGGCGCACCTGCGGGAGCCGGGCAACGGGCGGATCACCCTGATGTGGACCGCGTTCTCCGGGCCGCCGACCGTGGTGCGGGTGCACGGCGGCGGCGAGGTGGTGCTCCGCGACGACCCGCGCTGGGGCGAGCTGTTCGCGCGCTTCCCGGCCGAGGCGGTCGAAGGGCAGGGCAGCGCGCGGGCGATCGTCGTCGTGCACGCGCGGCGGGTCAGCGACGCCTGCGGGTTCGCGGTCCCGCTGATGGAGTACCAGGAGGACCGGCAGCTGCACGCGGAGTACTTCAACCGCAAGACGGACTCCGAGTTCAACGCGTACTGCGAGGGCAAGGAGCACATCGCGAAGAGCCTCGACGGGCTGCCCGCGCTGCCGCTCCCGCTGCCGCCGCTCCCCCGGCCGGGCGCCTAG
- the argH gene encoding argininosuccinate lyase, translating into MSSSNGDVRLWGGRFADGPAEALAKLSASVHFDWRLAPYDIAGSRAHARVLHKAGLLTEDELTRMLDGLDRLEADVADGSFVGTIADEDVHTALERGLLERLGADLGGKLRAGRSRNDQVATLFRMYLRDHARIIGGLIAELQDALVGLAEAHADVAMPGRTHLQHAQPVLFAHHVLAHVQSLSRDAERLRQWDTRTAVSPYGSGALAGSSLGLDPEAVAKDLGFERGSAGNSIDGTASRDFVAEFAFITAMIGVNLSRIAEEIIIWNTKEFSFVTLHDAFSTGSSIMPQKKNPDIAELARGKSGRLIGNLTGLMATLKALPLAYNRDLQEDKEPVFDSCDQLEVLLPAFTGMMATLTVNRERMEELAPAGFSLATDIAEWLVKQGVPFRVAHEVAGECVKVAEAEGKELDGLTDEQFAKISEHLTPEVRTVLNVPGALASRDGRGGTAPSAVAAQLVEVKADLVIQHAWADAKK; encoded by the coding sequence GTGAGCAGCAGCAATGGTGACGTCCGGCTCTGGGGCGGCCGGTTCGCCGACGGCCCCGCCGAGGCCCTGGCGAAGCTGTCCGCGTCGGTCCACTTCGACTGGCGTCTCGCGCCGTACGACATCGCCGGCTCCCGCGCCCACGCCCGGGTGCTCCACAAGGCCGGGCTGCTGACCGAGGACGAGCTGACCCGCATGCTCGACGGCCTCGACCGGCTGGAGGCGGACGTCGCCGACGGCTCCTTCGTCGGCACCATCGCCGACGAGGACGTGCACACCGCGCTGGAGCGCGGCCTGCTGGAGCGCCTCGGCGCCGACCTCGGCGGCAAGCTGCGCGCCGGCCGGTCCCGGAACGACCAGGTCGCGACCCTCTTCCGGATGTACCTGCGGGACCACGCCCGGATCATCGGCGGCCTGATCGCCGAGCTCCAGGACGCCCTGGTCGGCCTCGCCGAGGCGCACGCGGACGTCGCCATGCCGGGCCGGACCCACCTCCAGCACGCGCAGCCGGTGCTCTTCGCCCACCACGTCCTCGCCCACGTCCAGTCCCTCTCCCGGGACGCGGAGCGGCTGCGCCAGTGGGACACCCGGACCGCCGTCTCCCCGTACGGCTCCGGCGCCCTGGCCGGCTCCTCGCTCGGGCTCGACCCGGAGGCGGTCGCCAAGGACCTCGGCTTCGAGCGGGGCTCGGCGGGCAACTCGATCGACGGCACGGCCTCGCGGGACTTCGTCGCGGAGTTCGCCTTCATCACGGCGATGATCGGGGTGAACCTCTCCCGGATCGCGGAGGAGATCATCATCTGGAACACGAAGGAGTTCTCCTTCGTGACCCTGCACGACGCCTTCTCCACCGGCTCGTCGATCATGCCGCAGAAGAAGAACCCGGACATCGCCGAGCTGGCCCGGGGCAAGTCCGGCCGCCTCATCGGCAACCTGACCGGTCTGATGGCCACCCTCAAGGCGCTGCCGCTCGCCTACAACCGCGACCTCCAGGAGGACAAGGAGCCGGTCTTCGACTCCTGCGACCAGCTGGAGGTCCTGCTGCCCGCCTTCACCGGCATGATGGCCACGCTCACCGTCAACCGGGAGCGCATGGAGGAGCTGGCCCCGGCCGGCTTCTCGCTCGCCACCGACATCGCCGAGTGGCTGGTCAAGCAGGGCGTCCCGTTCCGGGTGGCGCACGAGGTCGCCGGCGAGTGCGTGAAGGTCGCCGAGGCGGAGGGCAAGGAGCTCGACGGGCTGACCGACGAGCAGTTCGCCAAGATCTCCGAGCACCTCACCCCCGAGGTGCGGACGGTCCTCAACGTCCCCGGCGCCCTCGCCTCCCGCGACGGCCGGGGCGGCACGGCCCCCTCGGCGGTCGCCGCCCAGCTCGTCGAGGTCAAGGCCGACCTGGTCATCCAGCACGCCTGGGCCGACGCCAAGAAGTAG
- a CDS encoding TetR/AcrR family transcriptional regulator has translation MSVDRTEVLRSAAALLSRKATATMDEVARAAGIGRATLHRHFAGRDALVRALEELGIQELEAALEAARLDEGPADEAVRRLIGEVQPVAPLLSFLVTENQLFEGDQQNEGWERLDARVAGLFRRGQEQGVFRIDLTPAWLCEAFYGLIGSGAWAVADGRVAAKDFPYMIAELLLGGARRSVEK, from the coding sequence ATGTCAGTCGACCGCACCGAGGTGCTCCGCTCCGCCGCAGCCCTGCTCTCCCGCAAGGCGACCGCCACCATGGACGAGGTCGCGCGGGCCGCCGGGATCGGCCGGGCCACCCTGCACCGGCACTTCGCCGGGCGGGACGCGCTGGTGCGGGCGCTCGAGGAGCTCGGGATCCAGGAGCTGGAGGCCGCCCTCGAAGCGGCCCGGCTCGACGAGGGGCCCGCCGACGAGGCCGTACGACGCCTGATCGGCGAAGTGCAGCCCGTCGCGCCGCTGCTCTCGTTCCTCGTCACCGAGAACCAGCTCTTCGAGGGCGACCAGCAGAACGAGGGCTGGGAACGCCTCGACGCCCGGGTCGCCGGACTCTTCCGGCGCGGCCAGGAACAGGGCGTCTTCCGGATCGACCTGACCCCCGCCTGGCTCTGCGAGGCCTTCTACGGGCTGATCGGCTCGGGTGCCTGGGCCGTCGCCGACGGGCGGGTCGCCGCCAAGGACTTTCCATACATGATCGCCGAGCTGCTGCTCGGCGGAGCGCGCAGGAGCGTGGAGAAGTGA